The nucleotide window CGGCGCGAGACCGTGAACCTCTACATGCTCCGCCACGTCCACCGGGTGTGCGTGGCCCAGCAGGAGAGCCCGCAGCCCCTCCGGCACGTGGTGCACGTCGGCGACGAGCTGCCGCTCTGGGCCGGAGCCTCGTCGAAGGTGCTGCTCCACGACGCCCCGGAGAGCCTGCTGACACGGGTGGCGCGCAGCTCCCCGTACGGGGACGGGCACGTTGAACGGCTGCGCGAATGGACCGAGGAGGCGGGCCACCAGGGCTGGGCGGTCAGCCACGGCGAGCGGGAGGACGGGCTGTCCGCCGTCGCCGTCCCCGTCCTCGGGCGTTCCGGCGCGGTCGTGGCCGCGCTGTCGCTGAGCGGTCCCACCGTCCGCTTCTCCGGCGACCAGGTCGAGCGGTTCACCAAGGATCTGCGCCAGGTCGCCCGGCAGATGTCCGAACGGGGGTTCGACCACCCGCTCAGCCCCACGATCTGACCACACGCGGCGCCGGGCCCCGGGGCTTCGTCGAAGGAGCAGGCGAATGCAGGAACGACCGCTGAGCGGAGTCCGGGTACTCGATCTGACCAACGTGCTCGCCGGGCCCTACTGCAGCTACCAGCTCATGCTGCTCGGCGCGGAGGTCGTCAAGATCGAGGTGCCGGGGCAGGGAGATCTGGCCCGGCGTCTCGGCCCGGATCCGGAGCTCAACGAGGCCGGCCTGGGCACCTCCTTCCTCGCCCAGAACGCCGGCAAGAAGTCCGTCGAGCTCGATCTCAAGTCCCCTGCCGACCGG belongs to Actinoallomurus bryophytorum and includes:
- a CDS encoding IclR family transcriptional regulator, producing MGTANGSGDSAPDAPGVRSVERALDILSLLSEERPAVSIREIVQETGLAKTTVIRLVQTLEQNGLLWAAPHGYLAGPGLWRWAHLARSSWELPPETRKLMRDLGARRRETVNLYMLRHVHRVCVAQQESPQPLRHVVHVGDELPLWAGASSKVLLHDAPESLLTRVARSSPYGDGHVERLREWTEEAGHQGWAVSHGEREDGLSAVAVPVLGRSGAVVAALSLSGPTVRFSGDQVERFTKDLRQVARQMSERGFDHPLSPTI